A single window of Streptomyces sp. NBC_00464 DNA harbors:
- a CDS encoding cupin domain-containing protein, whose translation MTSQTNNQIYFPDADVALNEDGTRFASYRRDDTQVTIIHIPPHGSLAAPAGTESRVGMVVQGRLSVTVGGVTRSMEAERDVYVAPPGVDVSIANNSSEEVVALEIKRAHEGDSTPTPSEYFLGPYESRKFVGMDVTFFVNNWIELMLADIPSGGEMPYHKHSHEQVGICLDGRYEMTVEKTSSELTFGGTYFCVSQEGHGAVNPNSGVARSLNIFIPPRYHRVSKLKNEKEAQ comes from the coding sequence TTGACCAGTCAGACGAACAACCAGATCTACTTCCCGGACGCCGATGTCGCGCTGAACGAAGATGGCACTCGATTCGCGTCCTATCGCCGCGATGACACACAAGTGACCATCATTCATATCCCGCCGCACGGCTCCTTGGCGGCCCCCGCCGGCACGGAGTCCCGGGTAGGGATGGTCGTTCAGGGTCGGCTCTCCGTGACCGTCGGAGGTGTGACGAGGTCGATGGAGGCCGAGCGTGACGTCTACGTCGCCCCTCCCGGAGTGGACGTCTCGATTGCGAATAATTCCTCTGAAGAAGTCGTCGCACTCGAAATAAAACGCGCTCACGAGGGTGATTCCACACCCACCCCGAGTGAGTACTTCCTTGGCCCGTACGAGTCCCGCAAGTTCGTCGGGATGGACGTCACGTTCTTCGTGAACAACTGGATCGAGCTCATGCTCGCAGATATCCCCAGCGGCGGCGAGATGCCCTACCACAAGCACTCTCATGAGCAGGTCGGGATATGTCTGGACGGGCGCTACGAAATGACGGTCGAGAAGACGAGCAGCGAGCTGACGTTCGGCGGCACCTACTTCTGTGTGAGTCAGGAGGGTCACGGTGCCGTCAACCCCAACTCCGGTGTGGCGCGTTCCCTGAACATCTTCATTCCGCCCCGGTATCACCGGGTCTCCAAGCTGAAGAACGAGAAGGAAGCCCAGTGA
- a CDS encoding Dabb family protein: MIRHIVLFKFKPGVDWTDPRALAAERTAAQVGSEVPEVKEWRVGRNVSPREVAYDFLVDGLLEDMDKVESYLVHPFHQDAIRQWREISDWVIADVEV; this comes from the coding sequence ATGATTCGCCATATCGTACTTTTCAAATTCAAGCCGGGCGTCGACTGGACTGATCCCAGGGCTTTGGCGGCGGAGCGCACTGCGGCTCAGGTGGGCAGTGAAGTGCCTGAGGTAAAAGAATGGCGAGTCGGCCGCAATGTGTCCCCTCGGGAGGTCGCTTACGACTTTCTTGTTGACGGGCTCCTCGAGGACATGGACAAGGTCGAAAGCTACCTTGTCCACCCCTTTCACCAGGATGCGATTCGGCAGTGGCGGGAGATCAGTGACTGGGTCATCGCCGACGTCGAGGTATAG
- a CDS encoding ATP-binding cassette domain-containing protein: MPTSRKGGGRPSPDAVSAVGLRKSYGDKVVLDGIDLTIPAGTVFALLGPNGAGKTTAVKILSTLITADAGELHVGGHDLATDPQAVRAAIGVTGQFSAVDGLITGEENMLLMADLHHLPKSEGRRVAAELLDRFDLADAAKKPAATYSGGMKRRLDIAMTLVGNPRIIFLDEPTTGLDPRSRHNMWQIIRQLVSDGVTVFLTTQYLDEADELADRIAVLNDGKIAAEGTADELKRIVPGGHIRLRFTDPAVYRSAASTLGEVTRDDEALSLQIPSDGSQRELRALLDWLDVAGVEADELTVHTPDLDDVFFAMTGSKQPAQAAQSKETVR; this comes from the coding sequence ATGCCCACATCCAGAAAGGGTGGCGGTCGCCCGTCGCCGGACGCCGTCTCCGCCGTCGGTCTGCGCAAGTCCTACGGCGACAAGGTCGTCCTCGACGGAATCGACCTCACGATCCCCGCAGGCACGGTCTTCGCGCTGCTCGGCCCGAACGGCGCCGGCAAGACCACCGCCGTGAAGATCCTCTCCACCCTCATCACCGCCGACGCCGGCGAACTGCACGTCGGCGGCCACGACCTGGCCACCGACCCGCAGGCCGTACGCGCCGCGATCGGCGTCACCGGGCAGTTCTCCGCCGTCGACGGGCTGATCACCGGCGAGGAGAACATGCTCCTCATGGCGGATCTGCACCACCTGCCCAAGAGCGAAGGGCGGCGGGTCGCCGCCGAACTCCTTGACCGCTTCGACCTCGCGGACGCCGCGAAGAAGCCCGCCGCCACCTACTCCGGCGGCATGAAGCGCCGTCTCGACATCGCCATGACCCTGGTCGGCAACCCGCGGATCATCTTCCTCGACGAGCCGACCACCGGACTCGACCCCCGCTCCCGTCACAACATGTGGCAGATCATCCGCCAACTCGTCTCCGACGGGGTCACCGTCTTCCTCACCACCCAGTACCTGGACGAGGCCGACGAACTCGCCGACCGCATCGCCGTACTGAACGACGGAAAGATCGCCGCCGAGGGCACCGCGGACGAGCTCAAGCGCATCGTGCCCGGCGGACACATCCGACTCCGCTTCACCGACCCGGCCGTCTACCGGTCGGCCGCGTCCACTCTGGGCGAGGTCACCCGGGACGACGAGGCCCTCTCGCTGCAGATCCCCAGCGACGGCAGCCAGCGGGAGCTGCGCGCCCTTCTCGACTGGCTGGACGTCGCCGGCGTCGAGGCCGACGAACTGACCGTGCACACCCCCGACCTGGACGACGTGTTCTTCGCCATGACAGGCAGCAAGCAGCCGGCCCAGGCCGCCCAGTCCAAGGAGACAGTCCGATGA
- a CDS encoding ABC transporter permease has protein sequence MSALSLAARDSSTMLRRNLLHARRYPSLTLNLLLTPIMLLLLFVYIFGDVMSAGIGGPGASRSDYIAYIVPGLLLMTIGSTTIGSAVSVSNDMTEGIIARFRTMAIHRGSVLIGHVVGSVLQCVASVVLVGAVGVAIGFRSTDATSLEWLAAFGLLVLFSTAFTWIAVGMGLISPNAEAASNNAMPMILLPMLSSAFIPVDTMPGWFQPIGEYQPFTPAIETLRGLLLGTEIGNNGWLAIGWCVGLTVLGYFWSTSKFNSDQK, from the coding sequence ATGAGCGCCCTCTCCCTCGCCGCCCGCGACTCGTCCACGATGCTGCGCCGCAACCTCCTGCACGCCCGGCGCTACCCCTCCCTCACCCTGAACCTGCTCCTGACCCCGATCATGCTGCTCCTGCTCTTCGTCTACATCTTCGGCGACGTCATGAGCGCCGGAATCGGCGGCCCGGGCGCCAGCCGCTCCGACTACATCGCCTACATCGTCCCCGGCCTGCTGCTGATGACCATCGGCAGCACCACCATCGGCAGCGCCGTCTCCGTCTCCAACGACATGACCGAAGGCATCATCGCCCGCTTCCGCACCATGGCCATCCATCGCGGCTCCGTGCTCATCGGGCACGTCGTCGGCAGCGTCCTGCAATGCGTCGCCAGCGTGGTCCTCGTCGGCGCCGTCGGCGTGGCCATCGGCTTCCGCTCCACCGACGCCACCAGCCTCGAATGGCTGGCCGCCTTCGGACTGCTCGTCCTCTTCTCCACCGCGTTCACCTGGATCGCCGTCGGCATGGGCCTCATCAGCCCCAACGCCGAAGCCGCCAGCAACAACGCGATGCCGATGATCCTGCTGCCGATGCTGTCCAGCGCTTTCATCCCCGTCGACACCATGCCGGGCTGGTTCCAGCCGATCGGCGAGTACCAGCCCTTCACCCCCGCCATCGAAACGCTCCGGGGTCTGCTGCTCGGCACCGAGATCGGCAACAACGGATGGCTCGCCATCGGCTGGTGCGTGGGCCTCACCGTCCTCGGGTACTTCTGGTCGACCTCGAAGTTCAACAGCGACCAGAAATAG
- a CDS encoding DmpA family aminopeptidase → MRARELGLPLTGETGPWNAITDVPGVEVGYVTLCEGDDVRTGVTALLPRGRDGVGTPCSAGWHSFNGNGEMTGTAWIEESGSLAVPVLITNTYAVGPVHRGVVEWVRANRRDMAPEWLLPVVTETWDGHLNDIHGTAVESRHAADAIEAASSGPVEEGCVGGGTGMRCYGFKGGSGTASRVVGYGGDRYTVGAFVQANFGARRELVVAGVPVGRELPDGPAPESDGERQVPPGAGSVIVVVATDAPLLPGQCKALARRATLGLARTGTTGSHFSGDIFLAFSTANEGALTSTFPEDDGSAPYESMRFVPWGRMDPFYGAVVESVEEAVLNVLTGAQSMTGRAGHHVPALPLDRVSELLAERGVVA, encoded by the coding sequence ATGAGGGCACGCGAGTTGGGCCTGCCCCTCACCGGCGAAACCGGTCCGTGGAATGCGATCACGGACGTTCCCGGAGTGGAGGTGGGCTATGTGACCCTCTGCGAGGGTGACGACGTACGCACCGGAGTCACCGCCCTCCTCCCGCGCGGCAGGGACGGTGTGGGCACGCCGTGCTCGGCCGGCTGGCACTCGTTCAACGGCAACGGTGAGATGACCGGCACCGCCTGGATCGAGGAGAGCGGTTCGCTCGCCGTGCCGGTGCTCATCACCAACACGTACGCGGTCGGGCCCGTGCACCGAGGTGTCGTCGAGTGGGTGCGCGCCAACCGCCGCGACATGGCGCCCGAGTGGCTGCTGCCGGTGGTCACCGAGACCTGGGACGGCCACCTCAACGACATCCACGGCACGGCCGTCGAGTCCCGCCACGCGGCGGACGCCATCGAGGCGGCATCCTCCGGACCGGTCGAGGAAGGATGCGTCGGCGGCGGTACGGGCATGCGCTGCTACGGATTCAAGGGCGGCTCGGGCACGGCTTCGCGGGTGGTGGGGTACGGCGGGGACCGCTACACCGTGGGCGCCTTCGTGCAGGCCAACTTCGGCGCGCGGCGCGAACTGGTGGTGGCCGGAGTCCCGGTGGGCCGCGAACTGCCCGACGGGCCCGCGCCGGAGTCCGACGGTGAGCGCCAGGTCCCGCCCGGGGCCGGCTCGGTGATCGTGGTGGTGGCCACCGACGCGCCCCTGCTGCCGGGCCAGTGCAAGGCGCTGGCCCGGCGGGCGACCCTCGGCCTCGCCCGCACCGGAACCACCGGCAGCCACTTCTCCGGCGACATCTTCCTGGCCTTCTCCACGGCCAACGAGGGTGCTCTGACCAGTACGTTCCCCGAGGACGACGGCAGCGCCCCGTACGAGTCGATGCGTTTCGTGCCATGGGGCCGGATGGACCCCTTCTACGGCGCGGTGGTCGAGTCGGTGGAGGAGGCGGTCCTCAACGTGCTCACCGGCGCGCAGTCGATGACCGGCCGGGCCGGCCACCACGTCCCGGCGCTGCCGCTGGACCGGGTGTCCGAACTGCTGGCGGAGCGGGGCGTGGTGGCGTAG
- a CDS encoding multidrug effflux MFS transporter yields the protein MLSPSPASDEAVSQAARTPSGPRPSAPPVSPKQAGALIAVLGALTAVAPLATDMYVPGFPSMGATLHASSSAVQLTLTAFLVGMVVGQLLIGPLSDGWGRRRLLLAGSAGFVLFSLLCAVAPNVELLTAARFLQGFAGAAGMVLARAVITDCFRGADVPRYFALLSQILGIAPIAAPVIGGAVLSLSTWRAVFVTLAVLGALLMFAVLKKVPETLPPERRHSGGLGGTFRTMGTLLRHRAFMGYVLVLGFTSAALFAYISGSSFVFQNVHGVSPTAYSLIFASNAVGMLIAGVTFARLSARVRLNTLLIAGLTVSGIGAVALVALPAVTGENLAVTWSCLFVAISGIAIIFPSTMSIGQSLGRSAPGAASALIGGLQFLFGAVASPLVGLFGEDSATPMAVVILIALALAGVCLVLLARPWMSHGEVTDEPVRSEKA from the coding sequence ATGCTATCTCCTTCCCCCGCCTCGGACGAGGCGGTGTCCCAGGCTGCCCGGACCCCCTCCGGCCCGCGGCCGTCCGCACCGCCCGTGTCCCCCAAGCAGGCCGGCGCCCTGATCGCCGTACTGGGCGCGCTCACCGCGGTGGCCCCGCTCGCCACCGACATGTACGTGCCCGGATTCCCCTCGATGGGCGCCACGCTGCACGCGAGCAGCTCGGCCGTACAGCTCACACTGACCGCCTTCCTCGTCGGCATGGTCGTGGGCCAGCTGCTGATCGGCCCGCTGAGCGACGGCTGGGGCCGCCGCAGGCTCCTGCTCGCCGGATCGGCGGGCTTCGTCCTCTTCTCGCTGCTGTGCGCGGTCGCACCGAACGTGGAACTGCTCACCGCCGCCCGCTTCCTCCAGGGCTTCGCGGGCGCTGCCGGCATGGTGCTCGCCCGCGCGGTGATCACCGACTGCTTCCGCGGAGCGGACGTACCCCGCTACTTCGCGCTGCTCTCGCAGATCCTCGGCATCGCGCCGATCGCCGCGCCGGTCATCGGCGGCGCGGTCCTGTCGCTTTCGACCTGGCGCGCGGTCTTCGTCACCCTCGCCGTCCTCGGCGCGCTGCTGATGTTCGCCGTACTGAAGAAGGTCCCCGAGACGCTGCCACCCGAACGCCGGCACAGCGGAGGACTCGGCGGCACCTTCCGCACCATGGGCACGCTGCTCAGGCACCGCGCCTTCATGGGCTACGTCCTCGTGCTCGGCTTCACCTCGGCGGCCCTGTTCGCCTACATCAGCGGCTCCAGCTTCGTCTTCCAGAACGTGCACGGCGTATCGCCCACCGCCTACTCGCTGATCTTCGCGTCGAACGCCGTGGGCATGCTGATCGCCGGAGTCACCTTCGCGCGTCTCTCCGCACGGGTCCGGCTGAACACGCTCCTGATCGCGGGGCTCACCGTCTCGGGCATCGGCGCCGTGGCCCTGGTCGCCCTTCCGGCCGTGACCGGGGAGAACCTGGCCGTCACCTGGAGCTGCCTCTTCGTCGCCATCTCCGGCATCGCGATCATCTTCCCCTCCACCATGAGCATCGGCCAGAGCCTGGGCCGCAGCGCACCGGGCGCGGCCTCGGCGCTCATCGGCGGACTCCAGTTCCTGTTCGGCGCCGTGGCCTCGCCGCTCGTGGGCCTCTTCGGCGAGGACAGTGCGACTCCCATGGCCGTCGTCATCCTCATCGCCCTCGCACTGGCGGGCGTCTGCCTGGTGCTGCTCGCACGGCCGTGGATGAGTCACGGCGAGGTCACCGACGAGCCGGTCCGGAGCGAAAAGGCCTGA
- a CDS encoding MarR family winged helix-turn-helix transcriptional regulator, producing the protein MQSHPDGVRDDWVRHNPGLDASAMEVVGLVKQVSALFNRALEPVYEGAPLTIPEADLLIPLRHATEPAIARRLADNMGMSRAGVSKTLAKLEKRGHIARTPNPADRRAALVTITESGKQAIDRIFPRQLTTEAELLAGLGEDRARVVDALALLAEVMEDGLANGGRGRDLGLGLSQIRAPQDITADRE; encoded by the coding sequence GTGCAGTCCCATCCCGATGGTGTCCGCGACGACTGGGTCCGTCACAATCCTGGGCTCGACGCCTCCGCCATGGAGGTCGTGGGCCTCGTCAAGCAGGTGTCCGCGCTCTTCAACCGTGCCCTGGAGCCGGTCTACGAGGGCGCTCCCCTCACCATCCCCGAGGCCGACCTGCTCATTCCGCTCCGCCATGCGACCGAGCCGGCCATCGCCCGCCGGCTGGCCGACAACATGGGGATGTCGCGCGCCGGGGTCAGCAAGACGCTGGCCAAGCTGGAGAAGCGCGGCCACATCGCACGCACGCCGAACCCGGCCGACCGGCGGGCCGCGCTCGTGACGATCACGGAGTCGGGCAAGCAGGCCATCGACCGGATCTTCCCGCGCCAGCTCACCACCGAGGCGGAACTGCTGGCCGGTCTCGGCGAGGACCGGGCGAGGGTGGTGGACGCCCTCGCCCTCCTCGCCGAGGTGATGGAGGACGGGCTGGCGAACGGCGGGCGCGGCCGCGACCTCGGCCTCGGTCTCAGCCAGATCCGCGCGCCCCAGGACATCACGGCCGACCGGGAGTAG
- a CDS encoding DUF6069 family protein: MDPQDGYEWQAQQTGYVPPQHQPRPQAPRVDAGRLWAGGAMTAVVAALTAVVGLLLIRGVLGVPVFAPEGDGAMGDASTGVLAMGATLAALVATGLLHVLILATPQPGTFFVWIVTLATAVMVLLPFTTSAALDAKIGSAALYLVIGIAIGSLLSAAGRSAMRREY; encoded by the coding sequence ATGGACCCACAGGACGGTTACGAGTGGCAGGCGCAGCAGACCGGATACGTACCGCCCCAGCATCAGCCCCGGCCCCAGGCCCCCCGCGTGGACGCCGGGCGGCTGTGGGCGGGCGGTGCCATGACCGCCGTCGTGGCCGCGCTCACCGCCGTGGTCGGGCTGTTGCTGATCCGCGGAGTGCTGGGCGTTCCCGTGTTCGCGCCTGAGGGTGACGGGGCGATGGGTGACGCGTCGACGGGTGTGCTGGCCATGGGGGCGACCCTCGCCGCCCTGGTGGCCACCGGCCTGCTGCACGTCCTGATTCTGGCGACGCCGCAGCCGGGCACGTTCTTCGTCTGGATCGTCACCCTCGCCACCGCCGTCATGGTGCTGCTGCCCTTCACCACGTCCGCCGCGCTGGACGCCAAGATCGGTTCGGCCGCGCTGTACCTCGTCATCGGCATCGCGATCGGCTCCCTGCTGTCCGCCGCCGGCCGCAGCGCGATGCGCCGGGAGTACTGA
- the mnhG gene encoding monovalent cation/H(+) antiporter subunit G translates to MSLWLQIVDTAGAVLLLIGAAICLLGVIGMLRLPDVLSRSHAATKPQSLGMLLVLAGVALRLRSGMDLATLALIGFFQLMTGPVAAHLVARSAYRTGQIDHGELLFDELDEQLTEES, encoded by the coding sequence ATGAGTCTCTGGCTCCAGATCGTCGACACGGCCGGCGCGGTCCTGCTGCTGATCGGCGCGGCGATCTGCCTGCTCGGAGTGATCGGCATGCTGCGGCTGCCCGACGTCCTGTCCCGCAGCCACGCAGCGACCAAACCGCAGTCCCTCGGCATGCTGCTGGTGCTGGCCGGGGTCGCGCTGCGGCTGCGCAGCGGCATGGACCTTGCGACGCTGGCGCTGATCGGCTTCTTCCAGCTGATGACCGGCCCGGTGGCCGCGCACCTGGTCGCCCGATCCGCGTACCGCACGGGCCAGATCGACCACGGCGAGCTGCTCTTCGACGAACTCGACGAGCAGCTCACCGAGGAGAGCTGA
- a CDS encoding monovalent cation/H+ antiporter complex subunit F, which produces MSGPETVDRVLLTAAVVLIVLAGAGLLFRIWRGPSMLDRAISLDVCAALIIAGLGAKSALARDPFYFPIMLVLAFLGFTGSVGIARFIAVRDRPPAHPHTDGDRRTDKEAP; this is translated from the coding sequence ATGAGCGGGCCGGAGACCGTCGACCGGGTACTGCTGACCGCGGCCGTCGTCCTGATCGTCCTCGCCGGAGCGGGGCTGCTGTTCCGCATCTGGCGCGGTCCCTCGATGCTGGACCGGGCGATCTCGCTGGATGTCTGCGCGGCGCTCATCATCGCCGGGCTCGGCGCCAAGTCCGCCCTCGCGCGGGACCCGTTCTACTTCCCGATCATGCTGGTGCTGGCCTTCCTCGGCTTCACCGGATCGGTCGGCATCGCGCGCTTCATCGCGGTACGCGACCGGCCGCCGGCCCACCCGCACACGGACGGCGACCGGCGGACCGACAAGGAGGCACCATGA
- a CDS encoding Na+/H+ antiporter subunit E translates to MITFPNRNKNLPPFSCEFGSRRPRVLELPLIAWLTVIWVLLWSSLNWANVLTGVVVAVAVCLAFPLPPVDLGLRLHPWGILRLVTYLLYDMYTSGVRVTRQIFADHPHRAAVIAVPLRCRSDLMLTATAVAVSNVPGGSVVEVRRATATVFVHVLDADRPAALVAARRSVWRMEELTVRAFGTRDEIDRVAGPPPSPPHTGERPEDGEEGA, encoded by the coding sequence ATGATCACGTTCCCCAACCGGAACAAGAACCTGCCCCCGTTCAGCTGCGAGTTCGGCAGCCGGCGGCCGCGGGTGCTCGAACTCCCGCTGATCGCCTGGCTCACCGTCATCTGGGTGCTGCTCTGGTCCAGCCTGAACTGGGCCAACGTGCTGACCGGCGTCGTGGTCGCGGTGGCCGTCTGTCTGGCCTTTCCCCTGCCGCCGGTCGATCTGGGGCTGCGGCTGCACCCCTGGGGCATCCTGCGGCTGGTCACGTATCTGCTCTACGACATGTACACCTCCGGCGTGCGGGTCACCCGGCAGATCTTCGCGGACCACCCGCACCGGGCCGCCGTCATCGCCGTACCGCTGCGCTGCCGCTCGGACCTGATGCTCACCGCGACGGCCGTCGCGGTGTCGAACGTGCCGGGCGGATCGGTCGTCGAGGTGCGACGCGCCACCGCCACCGTCTTCGTGCACGTCCTCGACGCGGACCGGCCCGCCGCGCTGGTCGCGGCCCGGCGCTCCGTCTGGCGCATGGAGGAGCTGACCGTCCGGGCCTTCGGCACCCGCGACGAGATCGACCGCGTCGCCGGACCGCCCCCGTCGCCGCCGCACACCGGCGAGCGGCCGGAAGACGGGGAGGAGGGCGCATGA